The proteins below come from a single Phycisphaeraceae bacterium genomic window:
- a CDS encoding nicotinate-nicotinamide nucleotide adenylyltransferase yields MPADSGQSSRPPPPTPLPVDPRSAELVLFGGSFDPPHRAHFAFARFVLETVPGSSLIFVPAARSPHKSTGPIATGPQRVAMLEAGLSDLGLATDPRIGIWTDELDRAESGSEPSYFVDTLCRARSLLPASVRVRFVIGSDQWCSLGDWREPHAILELAAPILLVRGASVETTPPAPPGPSAPPGSWSAAERLLFDRAVLPHQPRFDASSTQARALLANDPQCDDLDALLTPSVLHLARGIYRG; encoded by the coding sequence ATGCCCGCAGACTCTGGCCAATCCTCCCGCCCCCCCCCGCCGACGCCTCTGCCTGTCGATCCGCGCTCTGCTGAACTGGTCCTCTTTGGCGGTTCTTTTGATCCGCCGCACCGCGCTCATTTCGCCTTTGCCCGTTTCGTTCTTGAAACTGTGCCGGGTTCATCGCTGATTTTCGTGCCCGCTGCGCGTTCGCCGCACAAGTCCACCGGCCCCATTGCCACAGGCCCGCAGCGCGTCGCCATGCTCGAAGCCGGCCTCTCCGATCTCGGGCTCGCGACCGACCCCCGCATCGGCATCTGGACTGACGAACTCGACCGCGCCGAGTCTGGAAGCGAGCCGAGTTATTTCGTCGACACGCTCTGCCGCGCCCGCTCGCTGCTGCCCGCGTCGGTGCGTGTGCGCTTCGTCATCGGCAGCGATCAGTGGTGCTCCTTGGGCGACTGGCGTGAGCCGCACGCGATCCTCGAACTGGCCGCTCCGATCCTGCTTGTGCGCGGCGCATCGGTCGAGACCACGCCCCCCGCCCCCCCCGGTCCCTCCGCCCCCCCCGGTTCCTGGTCGGCGGCTGAGCGTCTGCTCTTCGATCGCGCCGTGCTCCCGCACCAGCCTCGCTTCGACGCCTCTTCGACGCAGGCCCGCGCTCTGCTGGCCAACGATCCGCAGTGCGATGACCTCGATGCCCTGCTGACGCCTTCGGTGCTGCATCTGGCCCGCGGCATCTACCGCGGCTGA
- the cas12b gene encoding type V CRISPR-associated protein Cas12b — protein MSTTTRSYTLGLLSTSDAADWLPLWKRLFQTHYAVCCGAREFGEFFLNLRGGLPASLASCDAEPDPDRRRLLQRGARRVLALGWFSVESLRGAEHHPHRLVALGPGESLTKEAAGEVLRTCLQTSKGLTDQVEIGQWVNDCALALCANIRADAVIVNRAAAFSEWQCEFGESGADMPEQARRILFAMCGTGFASLTLPKDETVKEEEDREETEPSDEGDSEDTETKKSKSETEEAVEPSNASRGVYCDLFGGDPGPKVKRELDKIRFAAMLYEFLSPLAAGNQVWVFLDRTNLFLGETLHRCDPERSIPDQLRDWRTLHGWGRNGSDLLPREASPDNKVNKIAVPYRKLLVAADLWPKSNDEDGAITHQHDKAGIRVQDNLKKAAITTSTSPGMLGLIESILKACAKRVTAEDLRVFKPQWAEEVQNRFERAARVGEIRRASEFRYLMFALAARRISQTQTWMKRNETERHKAAVREDAANKVLDAIDPDRAARGWLAAYEEKRGEHSQPTSEFRITRRMIGECEAVFKAWQGIESPEDRERETASVQSKAEKFGDALFYADLSGDLAAEVIWKNERGAELLKQWVKWRQAQHDQRRFKIPRFCHPDAFHHPTWCEFGGTSKPNVWYAWRPDSKPQNPESGGNNDGSRRLWMLLPDFNSRQAAPVPMRWRCKRLSNDLGGVREYTEVSVPRADRISLAAARLPSLDTNNEPIRYRPEHPFTKSAKGWNARLQLDRNTLERLEQEWDESRRDWRDDGKDLRFARWFVTFAPELVTMEGPGRNIHPKLGWKGSPHTDLNKKEKREIHAKLILSRLPGLRVQSVDLGHRFAASCAVWEAIDREQMKAACREHGQAEPRESDLYLHLTRTVQKERTKGRDKGKTVPVEETTIYRRIGEDYLRDPKTGKPTETPHPAPWARLERQFSIKLPGEDKPARAATRGRLKDGTPTDIDEEKMVARLACSLGYRGDIADKVKGRGVDELMRRAVWIASTGLTRHGRRAKIAYALDPACPYIPGMGDKRTAITRGDAEHIEFLTKTLADWHALAVDTSWDGTAERELWNEHIQPLQGVGFAVGEPARVDPEATEISRQQRRKNEDEFRETRIKPIAEYLSKAKPDMTKAMHAGWRQRWEGDDGEGRTKADFVHAPVTDENGVVIGTRTTPKPGKESGGGWHGHLRELTDWIMGRHLDGASSPMWTRNVGGLSLTRIGTMQSLYRLHKQFAMRPKPDNVRGAPEKGESNAGVAQRILDTMERMREQRVKQIASRIAASALGLGGHWKQVIRRDHAGRALLDARGRQRTKSVWVEEPSARYAPCHAIVIENLRNYKFADTQPRRENRGLMSWSAGKVRKYLEEACQLSGLHLREVSPNYTSRQCSRTGLPGHRCQDISVADFLDKAWCRKRVRQAKERKENSTKDRPFDAAARFFVALDELWPDRSSIPKAKQEEYTEKVNKAKPLRILSKSGDLFVAAPPRSCRKVGHQPCPLCDGKRAIQADLNAAANIGLRALLDPDFAGRWWYVPASIGDGWRVPMPKSCAGAACLDGWKVATKQGKAFLCADGSPLGEADDETVKKAKLQLEEAKRERDAAKRAAKKKGADQSLLAQTQARYEVAKKAHDDAKKAASQKEIINLWKDPDAQPGSLNEGAWWEPGAYWRMVEHRVMARLRLANGLVDNPIPERDDDLETPF, from the coding sequence ATGTCTACAACAACGCGCTCATACACGCTCGGCTTGCTCTCGACATCAGATGCCGCTGACTGGCTGCCGCTCTGGAAGCGGTTGTTCCAAACCCACTACGCGGTTTGCTGCGGCGCGCGTGAGTTTGGCGAGTTCTTTCTCAACCTTCGGGGAGGGCTCCCGGCATCGCTCGCTTCATGCGACGCTGAGCCAGACCCTGATCGTCGCCGCCTTTTGCAGCGGGGCGCCCGGCGAGTTCTCGCGCTCGGCTGGTTTTCGGTCGAGAGCCTTCGTGGCGCGGAACATCATCCGCACCGATTGGTCGCATTGGGTCCGGGGGAATCTTTGACTAAAGAAGCGGCTGGCGAAGTGCTGAGGACATGCCTGCAGACGTCGAAAGGGCTGACTGACCAAGTCGAGATTGGACAGTGGGTCAACGACTGTGCATTGGCATTGTGCGCCAACATCCGCGCAGACGCCGTCATCGTGAATCGCGCTGCGGCCTTTTCTGAGTGGCAGTGCGAGTTCGGTGAATCGGGCGCGGATATGCCCGAGCAGGCACGTCGCATCCTGTTCGCCATGTGTGGTACAGGCTTCGCATCGTTGACACTGCCGAAAGACGAGACTGTCAAGGAGGAAGAGGATCGGGAAGAAACCGAGCCATCTGATGAAGGTGACTCCGAAGATACGGAAACGAAGAAATCCAAATCTGAAACCGAAGAGGCTGTAGAGCCAAGCAACGCTTCACGTGGTGTCTATTGCGATCTTTTCGGTGGTGACCCGGGCCCCAAAGTCAAACGGGAGTTAGACAAGATTCGCTTTGCTGCGATGCTCTATGAGTTCCTGTCACCACTTGCGGCTGGAAATCAGGTATGGGTGTTCCTCGACCGGACCAATCTCTTTCTTGGCGAGACCCTACATCGCTGTGATCCCGAACGTTCCATCCCGGACCAACTTCGTGATTGGCGAACGCTACACGGGTGGGGTCGTAATGGCTCTGATTTGCTCCCGCGAGAGGCAAGCCCCGACAACAAGGTGAATAAGATCGCAGTACCATACCGCAAGCTTTTGGTCGCCGCCGATCTGTGGCCAAAATCAAATGACGAAGACGGCGCAATCACGCATCAGCATGACAAGGCAGGCATTCGGGTTCAGGATAATCTGAAGAAAGCGGCGATTACAACCAGTACATCACCGGGCATGCTGGGGCTCATTGAGAGCATCCTTAAGGCATGCGCAAAACGAGTAACTGCAGAAGACTTGCGTGTATTCAAGCCCCAATGGGCCGAGGAGGTTCAGAATCGTTTTGAACGTGCTGCGCGGGTCGGAGAAATCAGAAGGGCGTCTGAGTTTCGCTATCTGATGTTTGCGCTCGCCGCTCGTCGGATCAGCCAGACACAGACATGGATGAAGCGTAACGAAACCGAGCGCCACAAGGCCGCCGTGAGGGAAGACGCGGCAAACAAGGTTCTGGATGCGATTGATCCGGACCGGGCGGCACGGGGCTGGCTCGCCGCATACGAAGAAAAACGGGGAGAGCATTCGCAACCGACATCAGAGTTTCGGATCACTCGTCGGATGATCGGAGAGTGCGAGGCGGTCTTCAAAGCCTGGCAGGGAATCGAATCCCCCGAAGACCGGGAGAGAGAAACCGCTTCGGTGCAGTCCAAGGCCGAGAAGTTCGGCGATGCGCTTTTTTACGCGGATCTGTCTGGAGACCTCGCTGCTGAGGTCATTTGGAAGAACGAGCGAGGCGCAGAGCTTCTCAAGCAGTGGGTGAAGTGGCGGCAGGCGCAGCACGACCAGCGGCGGTTCAAGATCCCGCGATTCTGCCACCCCGATGCCTTTCATCACCCAACGTGGTGCGAGTTCGGCGGCACATCCAAGCCGAATGTGTGGTACGCGTGGAGGCCGGACAGCAAGCCGCAGAATCCAGAATCTGGCGGCAATAACGACGGCTCACGCCGTTTGTGGATGCTACTTCCTGATTTCAACTCGAGACAGGCAGCACCTGTGCCGATGCGCTGGCGGTGCAAGCGGCTCTCGAATGATCTTGGAGGAGTGCGAGAATATACCGAAGTTTCGGTTCCCCGTGCAGACCGGATCAGCCTTGCTGCAGCTCGCTTGCCATCTCTTGATACGAACAACGAGCCGATCCGATATCGCCCCGAGCACCCATTTACGAAGAGTGCAAAGGGCTGGAACGCTCGCTTGCAACTCGACCGGAACACGCTGGAGCGGCTCGAACAGGAGTGGGATGAAAGCCGGCGTGACTGGCGGGACGACGGAAAGGACCTTCGTTTCGCTCGCTGGTTCGTCACGTTCGCGCCGGAACTTGTGACAATGGAAGGTCCTGGGCGAAACATCCACCCGAAACTCGGTTGGAAGGGAAGTCCACACACTGACCTCAACAAGAAAGAAAAGCGGGAGATTCACGCAAAGCTCATCCTCTCCCGACTTCCCGGCCTGCGGGTACAGTCGGTCGATCTGGGCCATCGCTTCGCGGCCTCGTGCGCGGTGTGGGAAGCGATCGACCGCGAGCAGATGAAAGCCGCCTGCCGCGAGCATGGGCAGGCCGAGCCCCGGGAGTCGGATCTGTACCTGCATCTGACCCGGACCGTGCAGAAGGAACGCACCAAGGGCCGCGACAAAGGCAAGACCGTGCCTGTTGAAGAGACGACGATCTACCGCCGCATCGGCGAGGACTATCTGCGCGATCCAAAGACAGGCAAGCCGACGGAGACTCCGCATCCCGCGCCCTGGGCGCGGCTCGAACGCCAATTCTCAATCAAACTTCCAGGTGAGGACAAGCCTGCGCGGGCCGCGACCCGAGGCCGCTTGAAGGACGGAACGCCAACAGACATCGACGAAGAGAAAATGGTGGCTCGGTTGGCTTGCAGCCTCGGGTATCGGGGTGATATTGCCGACAAGGTCAAGGGTCGCGGCGTAGACGAACTCATGCGCCGCGCGGTCTGGATCGCATCAACAGGCCTCACACGCCACGGTCGGCGAGCCAAGATCGCGTACGCGCTCGATCCCGCGTGTCCGTACATCCCGGGCATGGGCGACAAGCGGACGGCCATCACGCGCGGCGATGCTGAGCACATCGAATTTCTCACCAAGACGCTCGCCGACTGGCACGCACTTGCGGTTGACACATCTTGGGACGGGACTGCCGAGCGGGAGTTGTGGAACGAGCATATCCAGCCGCTGCAAGGTGTTGGTTTCGCCGTCGGCGAGCCTGCGCGGGTCGATCCCGAAGCGACTGAGATTTCGCGGCAACAGCGAAGGAAGAATGAAGACGAGTTCCGCGAGACGCGCATCAAGCCGATCGCTGAATACCTGTCCAAGGCCAAGCCGGACATGACCAAGGCGATGCATGCCGGATGGAGGCAGCGATGGGAAGGCGACGACGGCGAAGGACGGACGAAAGCAGATTTTGTACATGCTCCCGTGACTGACGAGAACGGCGTAGTCATCGGCACGCGCACAACCCCGAAGCCGGGCAAGGAGTCAGGCGGCGGCTGGCACGGGCACCTGCGCGAACTGACCGACTGGATCATGGGCAGGCATCTTGATGGTGCGTCTTCACCGATGTGGACCCGCAATGTCGGCGGACTCTCCCTGACGCGGATCGGGACGATGCAATCGCTGTATCGACTGCACAAGCAGTTTGCCATGCGGCCGAAGCCGGACAACGTCAGAGGAGCGCCAGAAAAGGGCGAGAGCAACGCCGGGGTCGCGCAGCGCATTCTCGACACGATGGAGCGCATGCGCGAGCAGCGTGTCAAGCAGATCGCCAGTCGCATCGCCGCTTCGGCCCTCGGGCTGGGCGGGCACTGGAAACAGGTCATTCGCCGCGACCATGCGGGCCGGGCGTTGCTCGACGCACGCGGCCGGCAGCGGACCAAATCAGTGTGGGTCGAGGAGCCAAGCGCCAGGTACGCGCCCTGTCACGCCATTGTCATCGAGAATCTGCGCAACTACAAGTTCGCTGACACCCAGCCTCGTCGCGAGAATCGGGGCCTGATGTCGTGGTCGGCGGGAAAGGTACGCAAGTACCTTGAAGAAGCCTGCCAACTCAGCGGCCTGCACCTGCGCGAAGTCTCGCCGAACTACACCAGCCGCCAGTGCAGTCGCACCGGCCTGCCGGGGCATCGATGCCAGGACATTTCCGTTGCCGACTTTCTCGACAAGGCGTGGTGTCGCAAGCGGGTCAGACAGGCAAAGGAACGTAAGGAAAACTCGACGAAGGACAGGCCATTCGATGCGGCGGCCCGCTTCTTCGTTGCGCTCGATGAATTGTGGCCCGACCGCAGCAGCATCCCGAAAGCGAAGCAGGAGGAATACACGGAAAAGGTGAACAAGGCAAAGCCCCTTCGCATCCTGTCGAAGAGCGGCGACCTGTTCGTCGCCGCGCCCCCACGATCGTGCAGGAAGGTCGGCCATCAACCCTGTCCCCTGTGCGACGGTAAAAGAGCGATTCAGGCCGATCTCAACGCCGCGGCCAACATCGGGCTGCGGGCCCTGCTCGACCCCGATTTCGCGGGCCGGTGGTGGTATGTGCCCGCCTCCATCGGGGATGGCTGGCGCGTGCCGATGCCAAAGAGTTGCGCAGGCGCAGCATGTCTCGACGGCTGGAAGGTTGCGACAAAGCAAGGCAAGGCCTTCTTGTGCGCCGATGGCTCGCCACTGGGTGAAGCGGATGACGAAACGGTGAAGAAAGCAAAGTTGCAACTGGAGGAAGCCAAACGCGAGCGGGATGCCGCAAAGAGGGCGGCAAAGAAGAAGGGCGCGGACCAATCCTTGCTGGCGCAGACCCAGGCACGTTACGAAGTGGCGAAGAAGGCTCACGACGATGCGAAGAAGGCGGCATCGCAAAAGGAGATTATCAATCTCTGGAAAGACCCGGATGCACAACCGGGCTCGCTCAACGAAGGCGCGTGGTGGGAACCGGGTGCATACTGGAGAATGGTCGAGCACCGCGTCATGGCGCGCCTGCGCCTTGCCAACGGCCTTGTGGATAACCCCATACCTGAGCGCGATGACGACCTCGAAACGCCGTTTTGA
- a CDS encoding NAD-dependent succinate-semialdehyde dehydrogenase encodes MQTHNLIAGQWTAAADGATIEVTNPATDEVIASVPRCGRDETRRAIEAAHAALSAWRTRPAHERGALLRTLAGLMMRDADRLARLMTLEQGKPLAEARGEIAYAASFLEWAAEEARRVSGEIIPASTTAKRILVLRQPVGVAAIITPWNFPSAMITRKLGPALAAGCTVVIKPAESTPLSAIAIGELSLEAGIPAGVVNIVTGTAREIGSEMCDNFLVRKLSFTGSTPVGRVLMQQASKHLLRLSLELGGHAPFIVFDDADLDAAAAAAITTKFRNAGQTCICANRFYVHASVHDAFVQRLAAATERLVVGNGLGEGVNIGPLIDDKAIAKVEEHVADATDRGARLVCGGSRVRVSGCADRFYRPTVLAGLAPEMKIAHEETFGPVAPVARFETEAEAIALANDSEYGLAAYFFTRDASRLIRVAEALDYGVIGANDAAPSTAQAPFGGMKHSGFGREGGHYVMDEYTEIKYVSWGV; translated from the coding sequence AACCCGCCGCGCGATCGAGGCCGCTCACGCCGCTCTTTCCGCCTGGCGGACCCGCCCGGCACACGAACGGGGCGCCTTGTTGCGCACCCTCGCAGGCCTGATGATGCGCGATGCCGACCGCCTTGCGCGGCTCATGACCCTCGAACAGGGCAAGCCTTTGGCCGAAGCTCGCGGCGAGATCGCCTACGCCGCTTCGTTTCTCGAGTGGGCAGCCGAAGAAGCCCGTCGCGTCAGCGGCGAGATCATCCCCGCCTCGACAACCGCTAAACGCATCCTGGTCCTGCGTCAGCCTGTGGGCGTTGCCGCGATCATCACGCCCTGGAACTTCCCGTCGGCGATGATCACGCGCAAACTCGGCCCGGCTCTTGCGGCCGGCTGCACCGTCGTCATCAAGCCTGCCGAATCAACTCCGCTCTCGGCCATCGCCATCGGTGAACTCTCGCTCGAAGCCGGCATCCCAGCCGGTGTTGTCAACATCGTCACCGGCACCGCGCGCGAGATCGGCAGCGAGATGTGCGACAACTTCCTCGTGCGCAAACTCTCCTTTACCGGTTCGACGCCTGTGGGCCGCGTGCTCATGCAGCAGGCCTCGAAACACCTGCTGCGTCTGAGCCTCGAACTGGGCGGGCACGCTCCGTTCATCGTCTTCGACGATGCCGATCTCGACGCCGCCGCTGCCGCTGCGATCACCACCAAGTTCCGCAACGCGGGCCAGACGTGCATCTGTGCCAACCGCTTCTATGTTCACGCCAGCGTCCACGATGCCTTTGTCCAGCGGCTGGCCGCTGCGACCGAGCGCCTCGTGGTCGGCAATGGCCTGGGCGAGGGCGTTAACATCGGGCCGCTCATCGACGACAAGGCCATCGCCAAGGTCGAGGAACACGTCGCCGATGCGACCGACCGTGGCGCACGCCTGGTCTGCGGCGGTTCGCGCGTGCGCGTGAGCGGCTGTGCCGATCGCTTCTACCGCCCCACCGTGCTGGCCGGGCTCGCGCCCGAGATGAAGATCGCGCACGAGGAAACTTTCGGCCCGGTGGCGCCGGTGGCGCGCTTCGAGACCGAGGCCGAGGCCATCGCGCTGGCCAACGACTCGGAGTACGGGCTGGCGGCGTATTTCTTCACGCGCGACGCCTCGCGGCTCATCCGCGTGGCCGAAGCGCTCGACTATGGCGTGATCGGCGCCAACGACGCAGCACCTTCGACGGCGCAGGCGCCGTTCGGCGGGATGAAGCACTCGGGCTTCGGCCGCGAGGGCGGGCACTACGTCATGGACGAATACACCGAGATCAAGTACGTCTCGTGGGGCGTGTAG